In a single window of the Pedococcus dokdonensis genome:
- a CDS encoding SAM-dependent methyltransferase, with amino-acid sequence MTTATAGLSTRPVIDAGRWPDLTARRAKVRRAVEGAIARRIFLSVARRLPVRIQLGREAIVGGAATDPTAPLMVIERPESFFAALGAGGLIGFGESYMTGDWNADDLGGLLEVFAAQMGTLVPEPLQKLRAFYVARAPHTDKNTTTNARNNIARHYDLSNDMFATFLDGTLSYSSALFEGAEDVGRPVRDEVVTTSVPSSAPTWSLLPDAQRRKIDRMLDSVGVGEGSRVLEIGTGWGELAIRAASRGARVLSVTLSSEQQALARERIAAAGHADSVDVELLDYRLVEGQFDAVVSVEMIEAVGHEYWGEYFRKIDSVLAPGGKVAVQAITMPHDRMQATKYTYTWINKYIFPGGFLPSTEAIIDVNRGQTSLRVTERLSFGQHYAETLRLWDERFIAALDRVHALGFDEVFDRMWHFYLEYSRAGFRSGYLDVQQLVLQRKAA; translated from the coding sequence GTGACCACCGCCACCGCCGGGCTCTCGACCCGACCCGTCATCGACGCGGGCCGCTGGCCCGACCTCACTGCTCGCCGTGCAAAGGTGCGTCGGGCCGTCGAGGGCGCCATCGCCCGCAGGATCTTCCTGTCCGTGGCGCGGCGGCTCCCCGTGCGCATCCAGCTCGGCCGGGAGGCGATCGTCGGCGGCGCCGCCACCGACCCGACCGCACCGCTGATGGTGATCGAGCGCCCGGAGAGCTTCTTCGCCGCCCTCGGCGCCGGTGGGTTGATCGGCTTCGGCGAGTCCTACATGACCGGGGACTGGAACGCTGACGACCTGGGTGGCCTGCTCGAGGTCTTCGCTGCGCAGATGGGGACCCTCGTCCCGGAGCCGCTGCAGAAGCTGCGGGCCTTCTACGTGGCCCGGGCTCCGCACACCGACAAGAACACGACGACCAACGCGCGCAACAACATCGCGCGACACTACGACCTGTCGAACGACATGTTCGCGACGTTCCTCGACGGCACCCTCAGCTACTCGTCCGCCCTCTTCGAAGGCGCCGAGGACGTGGGTCGGCCGGTGCGCGACGAGGTGGTCACCACCAGCGTGCCGTCTTCCGCCCCCACCTGGTCGCTGCTGCCCGACGCCCAGCGCCGCAAGATCGACCGCATGCTCGACTCCGTCGGGGTGGGTGAGGGCAGCCGGGTCCTGGAGATCGGCACCGGGTGGGGCGAGCTCGCCATCCGTGCGGCCTCGCGCGGCGCCCGGGTCCTCTCGGTCACCCTGTCCAGCGAGCAGCAGGCCCTGGCTCGGGAGCGGATCGCGGCGGCCGGCCACGCCGACTCGGTGGACGTCGAGCTGCTCGACTACCGGCTCGTCGAGGGGCAGTTCGACGCGGTCGTCTCGGTCGAGATGATCGAGGCCGTCGGCCACGAGTACTGGGGTGAGTACTTCCGCAAGATCGACAGCGTCCTGGCACCGGGCGGCAAGGTCGCGGTGCAGGCGATCACCATGCCGCACGACCGGATGCAGGCCACGAAGTACACCTACACGTGGATCAACAAGTACATCTTCCCCGGTGGGTTCCTCCCCTCGACGGAGGCGATCATCGACGTCAACCGGGGGCAGACGAGCCTGCGCGTCACCGAACGGCTTTCCTTCGGGCAGCACTACGCCGAGACGCTGCGGCTGTGGGACGAGCGGTTCATCGCCGCCCTCGACCGCGTGCATGCGCTCGGGTTCGACGAGGTGTTCGACCGGATGTGGCACTTCTACCTGGAGTACTCCCGCGCCGGGTTCCGCTCCGGCTACCTCGATGTCCAGCAGCTCGTGCTCCAAAGGAAGGCCGCCTGA
- a CDS encoding SAM-dependent methyltransferase: MTTIDAVEPSTATRASGIAGEIADALAPFVGGELPVRLSAWDGSTAGPADAPHVVLRSPRALRRLLRHPGELGAAQAYVTGELDVEGDLDEALTHVWAVARERRLGGIRPTPAAIAALLKVARGAGALGLPLPAPASQAALSGRLHSLGRDRQAIHHHYDLSNDFYSLILDPQMAYSCGYWRSEDDGYTVEDAQRDKFELVGRKLGLAPGARLLDVGCGWGSMSLYAAEHFGAQVVGVTIAAEQKRFIDARIAERGLQDKVEIRLQDYRAVPEGDFDAVVSLEMGEHVGQRNYPTYAKVLHDRVRPGGRVLVQQMSRRGRHPGGGPFIESFIAPDMHMRPVGETVDLIEGSGLEVRDVHALREHYVRTVAAWHRTFEDHFDQVVSLVGEEVARVWRLYLVGGAMAFREGRMGVDQILAVRPDHGVSDVEPVRPAGWS; this comes from the coding sequence ATGACGACGATCGACGCGGTCGAACCCAGCACTGCCACAAGGGCTTCCGGCATCGCAGGTGAGATCGCCGACGCGCTCGCGCCGTTCGTGGGCGGCGAGCTCCCTGTGCGGCTCAGCGCCTGGGACGGCAGCACGGCCGGGCCCGCGGACGCCCCTCACGTCGTGCTGCGCTCACCGCGGGCGCTGCGCCGGCTGCTGCGGCACCCCGGGGAGCTGGGCGCGGCCCAGGCCTACGTCACCGGTGAGCTCGACGTCGAGGGCGACCTCGACGAGGCGCTCACCCACGTGTGGGCGGTCGCGCGCGAACGCCGGCTCGGCGGCATACGTCCGACCCCTGCGGCGATCGCCGCGCTGCTGAAGGTCGCTCGCGGAGCCGGCGCCCTCGGCCTGCCGCTGCCCGCACCGGCCAGCCAGGCCGCCCTCAGCGGTCGGCTGCACAGCCTCGGCCGCGACCGGCAGGCGATCCACCACCACTACGACCTCTCGAACGACTTCTACAGCCTCATCCTCGACCCGCAGATGGCCTACTCGTGCGGCTACTGGCGGTCGGAGGACGACGGCTACACCGTCGAGGACGCCCAGCGCGACAAGTTCGAGCTGGTCGGCCGCAAGCTCGGGCTCGCCCCCGGCGCGCGCCTGCTCGACGTGGGGTGTGGCTGGGGCTCGATGAGCCTGTATGCCGCGGAGCACTTCGGCGCGCAGGTGGTCGGCGTGACGATCGCCGCGGAGCAGAAGCGGTTCATCGACGCCCGGATCGCCGAGCGGGGCCTGCAGGACAAGGTCGAGATCCGGCTCCAGGACTACCGCGCAGTGCCCGAGGGGGACTTCGACGCCGTGGTCTCCCTCGAGATGGGGGAGCACGTCGGGCAGCGCAACTACCCGACCTACGCCAAGGTGCTGCACGACCGGGTGCGGCCGGGCGGCCGCGTCCTCGTCCAGCAGATGTCACGACGGGGTCGGCACCCCGGGGGAGGTCCGTTCATCGAGTCCTTCATCGCCCCCGACATGCACATGCGGCCGGTCGGCGAGACGGTCGACCTGATCGAGGGCTCCGGTCTCGAGGTCCGCGACGTGCACGCCCTGCGCGAGCACTACGTGCGCACTGTCGCCGCATGGCACCGCACCTTCGAGGACCACTTCGACCAGGTCGTCTCTCTCGTCGGCGAGGAGGTGGCCCGGGTGTGGAGGCTCTACCTCGTGGGCGGGGCGATGGCGTTCCGTGAGGGGCGGATGGGGGTCGACCAGATCCTCGCCGTCCGCCCCGACCATGGCGTCTCTGACGTCGAGCCGGTGCGACCGGCGGGCTGGTCCTGA
- a CDS encoding DUF1295 domain-containing protein codes for MFDGSNFLAVTGFSLLAVVVLMAITAFEGHRQGRVSVVDTTWGLGFVVVAAVAAVVGDGAGWRRAALLVVVAVWGLRLAWHMHRRNSGKGEDPRYAAMLEKEQGYPTLVAIRKVYAVQGLAVWFVSLPIQVSAAAGDGVVVVAVAGLLLWLLGVTFESLGDKQLKDFKADPANKGKVMDRGLWSWTRHPNYFGDSCVWWGIWLVAASAWPGVLTVLSPVAMTYFLVFATGARLLEQHMAERPGYREYQQRTSYFIPRPPRR; via the coding sequence ATGTTCGACGGCTCCAACTTCCTTGCGGTCACAGGGTTCTCGCTCCTCGCCGTCGTGGTCCTGATGGCCATCACAGCCTTCGAGGGGCACCGCCAGGGCCGCGTCAGCGTCGTCGACACCACGTGGGGGCTCGGGTTCGTCGTCGTCGCCGCTGTCGCCGCCGTGGTCGGCGACGGGGCTGGCTGGCGCCGCGCGGCGCTGCTGGTGGTCGTGGCCGTCTGGGGGCTGCGACTCGCGTGGCACATGCACCGGCGCAACAGCGGCAAGGGTGAGGACCCGCGCTACGCAGCGATGCTCGAGAAGGAGCAGGGCTACCCGACCCTCGTCGCGATCCGCAAGGTGTATGCCGTGCAGGGGCTCGCGGTGTGGTTCGTCTCGCTGCCCATCCAGGTCAGTGCCGCGGCAGGTGACGGAGTCGTGGTGGTCGCTGTCGCCGGGCTGCTGCTGTGGCTGCTCGGCGTCACGTTCGAGTCGCTGGGAGACAAGCAGCTCAAGGACTTCAAGGCCGACCCGGCCAACAAGGGCAAGGTCATGGACCGCGGCCTGTGGTCGTGGACGCGGCACCCCAACTACTTCGGCGACTCGTGCGTTTGGTGGGGGATCTGGCTGGTCGCCGCGAGCGCCTGGCCCGGCGTCCTCACCGTCCTCTCGCCCGTGGCGATGACCTACTTCCTGGTGTTCGCCACCGGGGCCCGGCTGCTGGAGCAGCACATGGCCGAGCGACCCGGCTACCGCGAGTACCAGCAGCGCACCAGCTACTTCATCCCGCGACCACCTCGACGCTGA
- a CDS encoding RNA polymerase sigma factor codes for MDCAHLDEAVAAARSGDGPAFARLWTELSPRVAAYLRAHGVAEADDVTSEVFLAVFRQMAGFEGGGDAFRALVFTVAHRRQVDWHRQRGRRGLWLPLEEAGPDPVVESAESTALGVLSTEGVLEVLATLTPDQRAVLALRVVADLSLEETAAVLGKDVGSVKSLQHRALARLRREISPKPYPRDVLARLKPRHA; via the coding sequence GTGGACTGTGCCCACCTGGATGAGGCCGTCGCTGCGGCGAGGTCGGGCGATGGCCCTGCCTTCGCGAGGCTCTGGACCGAGCTGTCCCCTCGCGTGGCGGCCTACCTGCGGGCGCACGGGGTCGCCGAGGCAGATGACGTCACGAGCGAGGTGTTCCTGGCCGTCTTCCGCCAGATGGCCGGGTTCGAGGGTGGGGGAGACGCGTTCCGCGCGCTGGTCTTCACGGTGGCCCACCGCAGACAGGTCGACTGGCACCGGCAACGCGGACGGCGCGGCCTGTGGCTGCCGCTCGAGGAGGCAGGACCCGACCCGGTCGTGGAGTCGGCCGAGAGCACGGCCCTCGGGGTGCTGTCGACCGAGGGGGTGCTGGAGGTGCTGGCCACCCTGACGCCCGACCAGCGCGCCGTGCTGGCGCTGCGCGTGGTGGCCGACCTCAGCCTCGAGGAGACCGCTGCGGTCCTCGGCAAGGACGTCGGCTCGGTGAAGTCGCTCCAGCACCGGGCGCTCGCCCGGCTGCGCCGAGAAATCTCGCCCAAGCCGTATCCCCGGGACGTCCTCGCGCGATTGAAGCCTCGACATGCCTGA
- a CDS encoding HIT family protein yields the protein MECLFCRIIDGALPSSVVLDEPFTLGFLDTRPVFKGHVLLVPKIHVDTLVDLPAELLPVLMGAAQRVAGAVVTGLAAQGSFVAVNNVVSQSVPHLHVHVVPRTKGDGLRGFFWPRTKYASEDEAGEYAARLAAALPAPPA from the coding sequence GTGGAGTGTCTCTTCTGCCGGATCATCGATGGTGCTCTGCCGTCGTCGGTGGTGCTCGACGAGCCGTTCACGCTCGGTTTCCTCGACACCCGACCGGTGTTCAAGGGGCACGTCCTCCTCGTGCCGAAGATCCACGTCGACACCCTCGTCGACCTGCCGGCCGAGCTGCTGCCGGTGCTGATGGGCGCGGCCCAACGCGTCGCCGGGGCCGTGGTGACGGGTCTGGCCGCGCAGGGATCGTTCGTGGCCGTGAACAACGTCGTGTCCCAGTCGGTGCCGCACCTGCACGTGCACGTGGTCCCGCGCACCAAGGGTGACGGTCTGCGGGGCTTCTTCTGGCCGCGCACCAAGTACGCCTCCGAGGACGAGGCCGGGGAGTATGCCGCGCGCCTGGCTGCCGCCCTGCCGGCGCCCCCCGCCTGA
- a CDS encoding methylated-DNA--[protein]-cysteine S-methyltransferase, with amino-acid sequence MRSHLVTSSPLGDLTLVAEDGALTACLMSVPDASRSGTAASDDTLGAPADEGAVDPALTEAATQLAEYFAGERTDFTVPLAPAGDEFQLKVWGLLREIPYGETRSYGQLARTLGDVNLSQAVGWANGRNPISIIVPCHRVIGADGTLVGYAGGLDRKRFLLALEEPPAEEAHRLF; translated from the coding sequence GTGCGCAGCCACCTGGTCACGTCGTCACCGCTCGGTGACCTGACCCTCGTCGCTGAGGACGGGGCCCTCACCGCCTGCCTCATGTCGGTGCCCGACGCCAGCCGGTCCGGCACCGCCGCGTCCGACGACACCCTGGGCGCACCGGCCGACGAGGGGGCGGTCGACCCGGCGCTGACCGAGGCGGCGACCCAGCTCGCCGAGTACTTCGCGGGGGAGCGCACCGACTTCACCGTGCCGCTCGCCCCTGCGGGTGACGAGTTCCAGCTCAAGGTGTGGGGGTTGCTGCGCGAGATCCCCTACGGCGAGACGCGCAGCTACGGCCAGCTGGCCCGCACCCTCGGCGACGTCAACCTCAGCCAGGCGGTCGGGTGGGCCAACGGGCGCAACCCGATCAGCATCATCGTGCCCTGCCACCGGGTGATCGGTGCCGACGGGACCCTCGTCGGCTACGCGGGCGGGCTCGACCGCAAGCGGTTCCTCCTCGCTCTGGAGGAGCCGCCCGCCGAGGAGGCGCACCGCCTCTTCTGA
- a CDS encoding lytic murein transglycosylase, with product MHHTGAAVLAAASVLLSASTSPHLGPVSGTPAPEPSRTALGTAVPDRVSFDDLAPAQTTSLDGSAVSPTTQVGPRKPSRPPRGGAHGSWPAAGTPQAVLASAYRKAVAKAPKGCHLRIEQLAAIGQVESGSIGGRSVTSGHRVTPAIYGPLLDGGPFAVIHDSDGGSYDGDGRYDRAMGPLQFLPGTWRWAGRDGDGDGRRDPQNVFDAALATAGYLCLGGRDLSRDADLRSAVLSYNQSDEYHSAVVEWVSYFRQHGLAALTTVAFRVGSGGRASDLPVPEDDRAKEKDEEKDTEKAAPATKPPREQSATSTAPAAAPSSAPTPSVPPPPTTVPPTQPAPQPSTPAPATTTPPAAPTTPPDPEPSPSAEGDHLLGR from the coding sequence ATGCACCACACGGGTGCGGCAGTGCTCGCCGCAGCGAGCGTGCTGCTCAGCGCCTCGACCTCGCCCCACCTCGGCCCGGTGTCTGGCACACCAGCGCCCGAGCCGTCCCGGACAGCCCTGGGCACGGCCGTCCCCGACCGCGTCTCGTTCGACGACCTCGCCCCGGCGCAGACCACCTCCCTCGACGGCTCGGCGGTGTCGCCGACGACGCAGGTGGGTCCCCGCAAGCCATCGCGCCCACCCCGGGGTGGCGCGCACGGGAGCTGGCCCGCTGCCGGCACCCCCCAGGCCGTCCTGGCGTCGGCCTACCGGAAGGCGGTCGCCAAGGCGCCGAAGGGGTGCCACCTGCGGATCGAGCAGCTCGCCGCGATCGGCCAGGTGGAGTCCGGCTCGATCGGCGGTCGGTCGGTGACGAGCGGACACCGCGTGACACCAGCGATCTACGGTCCGCTGCTGGACGGTGGACCTTTTGCGGTGATCCACGACAGCGACGGGGGCAGCTACGACGGCGACGGCCGCTACGACCGGGCGATGGGGCCGCTGCAGTTCCTCCCCGGCACCTGGCGCTGGGCGGGTCGGGACGGGGACGGCGACGGTCGCCGTGACCCGCAGAACGTGTTCGACGCGGCGCTCGCGACTGCGGGCTACCTCTGCCTGGGCGGGCGCGACCTGTCCCGCGATGCTGACCTGCGTTCGGCCGTGTTGTCCTACAACCAGTCCGACGAGTACCACTCGGCGGTCGTCGAGTGGGTCTCCTACTTTCGCCAGCACGGCCTCGCAGCGCTGACCACGGTGGCCTTCCGGGTCGGCTCGGGTGGTCGGGCCAGCGACCTCCCGGTGCCGGAGGACGACCGTGCCAAGGAGAAGGACGAGGAGAAGGACACCGAGAAGGCGGCCCCCGCCACGAAGCCCCCCAGGGAGCAGTCCGCGACCAGCACCGCGCCAGCGGCCGCGCCGTCCAGTGCGCCGACACCCTCCGTGCCACCGCCGCCGACGACGGTCCCGCCCACCCAACCGGCCCCGCAGCCCAGCACCCCGGCGCCGGCGACCACCACGCCGCCGGCGGCTCCCACCACTCCACCGGACCCCGAGCCGTCCCCCTCGGCCGAGGGCGACCACCTGCTGGGACGGTGA
- a CDS encoding NAD(P)/FAD-dependent oxidoreductase: MTAQQVPTTTTRHRVVVIGSGFGGLFGTQALKRADVDVTLIAKTTHHLFQPLLYQVATGILSEGEIAPATREVLARQRNARVLLGNVTHIDLAARTVTSRVLDRDTVTPYDTLLVAAGAGQSYFGNDQFAQFAPGMKSIDDALELRGRIFGSFEWAELASTPKEIERLMTFVVVGAGPTGVEMAGQIAELSRRTLRRDFRNIDTSRARIVLLDAAPTVLAAFGDQLGAKAAKRLAEIGVEVQLGAKVTGVDATGIDVEDSDGSHRRIESVCKVWAAGVQASELGAQLAEQSGAGIDRAGRVAVNDDLTLPGHPEVFVVGDMASLKGYPGVAQVAIQGSRYAADQIKRRLAGKEPKGPFVYHDKGSMATISRFSAVASIGRLRFTGFVAWLLWLAVHLVYIIGFKHRLTTLLHWAVSFLGRGRSERTVTEQQVFARTAIEQLGSGYAPSLPRVASDKKAPTLSVAQAREEGSRAL, from the coding sequence ATGACCGCACAGCAGGTGCCCACGACCACGACGCGCCACCGGGTGGTGGTGATCGGTTCCGGGTTCGGCGGGCTGTTCGGCACGCAGGCGCTCAAGCGCGCCGACGTCGACGTCACGCTGATCGCCAAGACGACGCACCACCTCTTCCAGCCACTGCTCTACCAGGTGGCGACCGGCATCCTCTCGGAGGGCGAGATCGCGCCGGCGACCCGTGAAGTCCTTGCGCGGCAACGAAATGCGCGAGTCCTGCTGGGCAACGTCACCCACATCGACCTGGCTGCCAGGACGGTCACCTCGCGCGTCCTCGACCGCGACACCGTCACCCCCTACGACACCCTGCTGGTCGCGGCCGGCGCCGGCCAGTCCTACTTCGGCAACGACCAGTTCGCGCAGTTCGCCCCCGGCATGAAGTCGATCGACGACGCGCTCGAGCTGCGCGGCCGGATCTTCGGCTCGTTCGAGTGGGCCGAGCTGGCCAGCACACCCAAGGAGATCGAGCGGCTGATGACCTTCGTCGTCGTCGGCGCTGGGCCCACTGGTGTCGAGATGGCCGGCCAGATCGCCGAGCTCTCGCGCCGGACCCTGCGCAGGGACTTCCGCAACATCGACACCAGTCGCGCCCGCATCGTCCTGCTCGACGCGGCGCCCACGGTGCTCGCCGCGTTCGGTGACCAGCTCGGCGCCAAGGCGGCGAAGCGGCTGGCCGAGATCGGCGTCGAGGTGCAGCTGGGCGCGAAGGTCACCGGGGTCGACGCCACCGGCATCGACGTCGAGGACTCCGACGGCTCGCACCGCCGCATCGAGTCGGTCTGCAAGGTCTGGGCGGCCGGCGTGCAGGCGTCCGAGCTGGGCGCGCAGCTGGCCGAGCAGTCGGGTGCCGGGATCGACCGCGCCGGCCGGGTCGCCGTCAACGACGACCTCACGCTGCCGGGTCACCCCGAGGTGTTCGTGGTGGGCGACATGGCCTCGCTCAAGGGCTACCCGGGGGTCGCCCAGGTCGCCATCCAGGGCTCGCGCTATGCCGCCGACCAGATCAAGCGGCGCCTGGCCGGCAAGGAGCCGAAGGGCCCGTTCGTGTACCACGACAAGGGCTCGATGGCGACGATCTCGCGGTTCAGCGCGGTGGCCTCGATCGGCCGGCTGCGGTTCACCGGGTTCGTGGCGTGGCTGCTGTGGCTGGCCGTGCACCTCGTCTACATCATCGGGTTCAAGCACCGGCTCACCACCTTGTTGCACTGGGCGGTCAGCTTCCTGGGACGCGGTCGCTCGGAGCGCACCGTCACCGAGCAGCAGGTGTTCGCGCGCACCGCGATCGAACAGCTCGGCTCGGGCTACGCGCCGTCTCTGCCGCGCGTCGCGTCCGACAAGAAGGCACCCACGCTGTCGGTGGCGCAGGCCCGCGAGGAGGGCAGTCGCGCCCTCTGA
- a CDS encoding M16 family metallopeptidase, whose product MPLDYPIHQTTLPNGLRVVVSPDSSVPTVTVNIWVNVGSRHEVVGRTGFAHLFEHLMFQGSRHIASGEHFTRLMAEGGRLNATTWFDRTNYFETVPKGAYELALWMEADRHGHLLDAVTQENLDNQRDVVKEEKRQRYDNVPYGNALIEVYAAVFPPGHPYHHPTIGSMEDLDAASLADVHDFFRRYYGPGNSVLTLVGDLTPEEGFAAAERYFGHLPATTEPARPPVPALEPLDAPVRVDRPGNVPNDRLHLAFRLPVDNTVEFFAAGLAIDVLGGLSTSRLVQRLVRREQAANAVQAHAMGFVDGVSLGFFVVDVADGQDPEVLEAAVLEELERFAAEGPTEVELESAMAQSERSWLSALAGQEERADLISQHVLLHDDDQFVNTFLDRIGEVGADDVRAAAARWLRPESRAVVRHLTVRDEEEVA is encoded by the coding sequence ATGCCGCTGGACTACCCGATCCACCAGACGACGCTGCCCAACGGGTTGCGCGTCGTGGTGTCGCCCGACTCGTCCGTCCCGACCGTCACGGTCAACATCTGGGTCAACGTCGGGTCCCGGCACGAGGTCGTCGGACGCACCGGCTTCGCGCACCTCTTCGAGCACCTGATGTTCCAGGGGTCTCGGCACATCGCCAGCGGTGAGCACTTCACCCGGCTGATGGCCGAGGGGGGGCGGCTCAACGCGACGACCTGGTTCGACCGCACCAACTACTTCGAGACCGTCCCGAAGGGCGCCTACGAGCTGGCGCTCTGGATGGAGGCCGATCGGCACGGGCATCTCCTCGACGCCGTGACCCAGGAGAACCTCGACAACCAGCGCGACGTGGTCAAGGAGGAGAAGCGCCAGCGCTACGACAACGTCCCCTATGGCAACGCCCTCATCGAGGTGTATGCCGCGGTGTTCCCGCCCGGCCACCCCTACCACCACCCGACGATCGGGTCGATGGAGGACCTCGACGCCGCGAGCCTGGCGGACGTGCACGACTTCTTCCGCCGCTACTACGGTCCCGGAAACAGCGTGCTCACCCTGGTCGGCGACCTCACCCCCGAAGAGGGGTTCGCGGCTGCGGAGCGCTACTTCGGCCACCTCCCTGCGACCACCGAGCCGGCCCGGCCGCCCGTTCCAGCGCTCGAGCCGCTCGATGCCCCCGTGCGCGTGGACCGGCCGGGCAACGTGCCGAACGACCGGCTGCATTTGGCCTTCCGGCTCCCGGTGGACAACACGGTCGAGTTCTTCGCGGCGGGCCTGGCGATCGACGTCCTGGGGGGCCTCTCCACCTCGCGCCTCGTGCAGCGGTTGGTGCGGCGCGAGCAGGCCGCGAACGCCGTGCAGGCGCACGCGATGGGCTTCGTCGACGGCGTCTCCCTCGGCTTCTTCGTGGTCGACGTCGCCGACGGGCAGGACCCCGAGGTCCTGGAGGCAGCGGTGCTCGAGGAGCTCGAGCGGTTCGCGGCCGAGGGGCCGACCGAGGTGGAGCTCGAGTCCGCCATGGCGCAGTCCGAGCGGTCCTGGCTCTCCGCCCTGGCCGGGCAGGAGGAGCGGGCCGACCTCATCAGCCAGCACGTCCTGCTCCACGACGACGACCAGTTCGTCAACACCTTCCTCGACCGGATCGGCGAGGTCGGGGCCGACGACGTGCGGGCCGCTGCCGCGCGCTGGCTGCGGCCGGAGAGTCGGGCGGTCGTGCGGCACCTGACCGTCCGCGACGAGGAGGAGGTGGCATGA
- a CDS encoding M16 family metallopeptidase has protein sequence MSDVQQDARTFDDGTPPEPVVQPPAAWQFATPARHTLSNGIELLAYDIPGQYVISVRTVLPFPLSVEPRDVEGVATLMARLLDEGTAEHTPEEFAELLERKGIALGASVTDGGLGVDLDVPKRRLPEALDLLRQALAEPVFPEAEVERHRRTRLAQIEQERALAPQRAAIEFIATHFDAADRASRPTGGSAASISALTRQHVVDFHAQRVGPTGMTAVIAGDLSGLEVGALAEQSLGSWVSQTHEAAPSATAPTRAADAARVVIVDRPGSVQSELLVGWTGPDRHTEAGWAAYPVLGFVMGGSPNARVDAVLREEKGYTYGIRSVFRPRRVGGLFLTSGSVRADATVESVRLLLELLESGRDGFSAEEVRAGVDFISKTAPGRFATADAVADEAVTMALDGLTTDFTSRTLEAMRQLDEERLAAAYREWVQGEWTVVVVGDASTCAEGVRALGVGEVTVVPS, from the coding sequence ATGAGCGACGTGCAGCAGGACGCCCGGACGTTCGACGACGGGACACCGCCGGAGCCCGTCGTGCAGCCGCCGGCCGCGTGGCAGTTCGCCACGCCCGCGCGGCACACGCTGTCCAACGGGATCGAGCTGCTGGCCTACGACATCCCCGGGCAGTACGTCATCTCGGTCCGCACGGTGCTGCCGTTCCCGCTGTCGGTCGAGCCGCGCGACGTGGAGGGTGTCGCCACCCTGATGGCCCGACTCCTCGACGAGGGGACCGCCGAACACACTCCCGAGGAGTTCGCGGAGCTGTTGGAGCGCAAGGGGATTGCGCTCGGCGCGTCGGTCACCGACGGCGGCCTCGGCGTCGACCTCGACGTGCCGAAACGTCGCCTTCCCGAAGCCCTGGACCTCCTGCGCCAGGCTCTGGCCGAGCCGGTCTTCCCCGAGGCGGAGGTCGAGCGTCACCGCAGGACCCGCCTCGCCCAGATCGAGCAGGAGCGCGCCCTGGCCCCACAGCGTGCCGCGATCGAGTTCATCGCCACGCACTTCGACGCCGCCGACCGTGCCTCCCGACCGACTGGAGGCAGCGCCGCGAGCATCTCGGCACTGACCCGCCAGCACGTCGTCGACTTCCACGCGCAGCGAGTCGGCCCGACCGGCATGACCGCCGTCATCGCGGGTGACCTCTCCGGGCTCGAGGTCGGCGCGCTCGCGGAGCAGTCGCTGGGGTCGTGGGTGAGCCAGACTCACGAGGCAGCGCCGTCGGCGACCGCCCCCACCCGGGCGGCGGACGCCGCGCGGGTGGTGATCGTGGACCGCCCCGGTTCGGTGCAGAGCGAGCTGCTGGTGGGCTGGACCGGACCGGACCGGCACACCGAAGCCGGCTGGGCGGCATACCCGGTGCTGGGTTTCGTGATGGGCGGCTCACCCAACGCACGGGTGGATGCTGTGCTGCGCGAGGAGAAGGGCTACACCTACGGAATCCGCTCGGTGTTCCGGCCCCGCCGCGTCGGGGGCCTGTTCCTGACCTCCGGCTCGGTGCGCGCCGACGCGACCGTGGAGTCGGTGCGCCTGCTGCTCGAGCTGCTCGAGTCCGGTCGCGACGGGTTCAGCGCCGAGGAGGTGCGTGCCGGGGTCGACTTCATCAGCAAGACCGCACCAGGGCGGTTCGCCACCGCCGATGCGGTCGCCGACGAGGCGGTCACGATGGCCCTCGACGGGCTCACCACCGACTTCACCAGCCGCACCCTCGAGGCGATGCGGCAGCTCGACGAGGAGCGGCTCGCCGCGGCCTACCGCGAGTGGGTGCAGGGGGAGTGGACCGTGGTGGTGGTCGGCGACGCCAGCACGTGTGCCGAGGGCGTGCGGGCGCTGGGCGTCGGGGAGGTCACCGTCGTCCCCTCCTGA